One Ornithinicoccus hortensis genomic window, GATCTCCCACTCGTCCTTGACCAGGCGCAGCGTGGACAGGAAGCGGGCCAGCTCCACGTCCTCCTCGGTCTGCGCCTGCGCCTCGTCCTGCGGCTGGGTCCCGGCCTGCGTCCGGACCGAGGCGACCTGGGCGGTCACGTCCTGGTCCGCATCCGGCACGACCCGCAGCCGGACCACGCCGGCGTCCTTGGCCAGTGCGTCCGGCAGTTCGTCCAGGTGCCGGGTGGTGATCCCGAGCTCGGCGGTCATGCTCTCCAGCGTCGGGCGGGCGCCGACCCAGAACTCTCCGACGCGGGAGTCGGCGAAGAACTCCTCGCTGTCCCGGTCGGCGAGGGGGAGGAAGTAGAGGACCGCCTCGTGGCCGCCCTCCTCGAGCGGGTGCAGCACGAGCACGGCGTCCGGCTCGCGGTCCGCGCCGAGCCCGGTCAGGTGGGCGAAGGCGCTGTGCGGCCGGAACACGTAGTCGGTGTCGTTGCTGCGCACCTTCAACCCGCCGGCGGGGACGACCAGCCGTTCCCCCGGGAAGGCGTCCGACAGCGCCTGCCGGCGACGGGCGGCATACGGCGCGAAGGCTGCCTCCTGCGGCAACGTGTCCGGGCGGGGAGCCCACCCCGAGGCCACGAAGGCACGGAACTCCTCGCTCGTCGGACGGCTGCGGTGGCCCACCTTGATCTGCTTCTCACTCACCCTCCCATCGTCGCACGGTCGGTTCGGTGGCGGGCTGCGGTGGTGCCTACGCTTGGTCCGTGGCCACACGTCCCGAGCGCCGACCAGCCAGCCCGCCCTCCGGCGCCGACATCACCGGGCCCCAGGTCAGGCCGGTCCCTCGGGTGGGCAAGGTGTGGCGGGACCGGGCGCAGTGGGTGGTCCGCGGCGTGGGTCCGCCCACCGTCCCGATCGGCCTGCCCGGTCACGACGACGAGGTCACCCAGCGGCACGCCCGCATGGTCATCGACCTCGCCCTCCGGATCGGGGAGGCGATGCTCTCCACCGGGGCGTCCGCGGCCGACGTGGTCACCAACGTGCTGCGGGTGATGACCAGCTACGACATCCGCCAGGCGCACATCGACATCACCTTCACCTCGATCGAGGTCTCGATCAACCGGGGCGTGGACGAGGACCCGCTGACCGTGATGCGGGTCGTCTCGGTCCGGTCGCCCGACTACTCCCGCCTGCAACGGGTCCAGGACCTGGTGTCCCGCATCGTGGAGCCGGACGGCCTCGAGGACCGGATGCTGGTCCAGGAGGCCCGCCAGGAGCTGGGCAAGGTGCTGGCCCAGCCGCACCCCTACCGCCGGTGGGTGGTCACGGCCGGTTTCGCGCTGCTCGCGGCCGCCGTCACGGCCCTGTTCGGTGCCCAGCCCGGGATGTGGCTCGTCGCCGCGATCAGCGCCACCGTGGTGGACCGGGTCACCCGGGCCCTGGCCCGGTTCGGCGTGGCCGCCTTCTTCAACCAGGCGATCGGTGCGGCGATCCCGACGACGATCGCGGTGCTGCTCTCCTGGGCGATGGACCAGGGCATCAACGTGGCCGGGGTGCAGTCACCGTCCCTGGTGGTCATCTCCGGGATCATCGTGCTGCTGGCCGGGCTCACCGTGGTCGGTGCCGCCGAGGACGCGCTGGACGGGTACTACGTGACGGCCGGGGCCCGGGGGCTGGAGGTGCTGATCCTGACCGCGGGCATCGCGACCGGGATCTCGGTGGTGCTCGCCATCGCCGGCGCCTTCGAGGTGCCGATGGAGGTCGTCCCGACGGTCCGGGTCGACGGCTCCGCGGTGACCAACACCTTCGCGGCCGTCCTGGTCGGCATCGGCTTCGCGATGTCCACCTACACCGGCTTCCGCGGGATCGTGGTGGCCGCGGCGGCGGCCGGCACCGGGTGGGTCGCCTACGAGCTGATGGCGCTCCTGGGATTCGGCAACGCGATGACGGTGGGGGTGGCCGCCGCGGTAGTCGGGGCGTTCGGGTATGCCGCGCACCGCACCTTCCGGGTGCCAGAACTGGCGATCACCACGGCCGGGATCGTCTCGTTGCTGCCCGGACTCGCGGTCTACCGGGCGCTGTTCTGGATGATGGAGGACTCGGCCGGGCTGGTGAGCACCGCGATGGTCGAGGGGTTCCGCGCGGTCTCGATCGCTCTCGGGTTGGCCGCCGGTGTCTCCATCGGCGGCTTCGCCGCCCGGCACGCCTTCGGCCTGGACCGGGCCGCGGTGCGGGCCCGGAGGCGCGCGCGGGGCTCCTTCAGCTGAGCGGGGTGACCACCCGAGCGGGGGCACCGGTCGCCCGGCGCCCCCGTCCGACGGAGGTCAGTCCTGCCACTCCCAGGTGTCGAGGATCTCGGTGAGGAGGGCCTCACCCTCCTCCTGCTGGCTGGCCGCGGTCGACAGGGTCAGCACGTAGAGGGTGTCCCCGTGGTTCACCCAGCGCTGCGTCTGCGCGATCTCGGTGCCGTTCTGCTCGCGCAGCAGCGTGTAGCCGAAGGCCTCCTCGCCACCGATCTCGATCGGGTCCAGCAGCTCGTAGGAACCGTCGTCACCCACGAGGTCCTCGGCGGCGGCCTCGATGGTGCCCTCGATGTCGTCGATCGCCGGCTCGCCGGTGATCACCACGTTGTTGAAGAAGTCGTCGCTCATCTCGCCGGCGCGGACGGCGACCTCGACGTCCTCCGCCACCAAGCTCCGCACGTCGGTCCAGCCGTCGGGCACGGTGAGGGTGAAGGCGCCGTCGGCGGAGGTGACCGGTCCGGTCGCCCCCTCCTCCGGGGCCTCGGTGGTCTCCTCCGCCTCGTCCGCGGGGGCCTCCGTGGTCTCCTCGGCATCGTCGGCCGGGGCCTCCGTGGTCTCCTGCGCCTCGTCGTCGCCGGCGTCCTCGGTGGCCGAGGAGGTGTCGGTCGTGGTCACCACGGGGTCGTCGTCCCCAGAGCATCCGGCCAGCAGGGCGGTGGCCAGCAGGGCCGCCGCGAGCGGGGTGGTGCGGGCGAGGTGACGACGCGTCATAGACAAGCTCCTTGGGTCGGGCGGTGGGCCGCCGCGGGGTTCGTGGTCCGTTCCCAGTATGACCGGCCCCGGCCTAGGGTGGCGTCGTGAGGATCGACCTGCATACCCACTCAAACCGTAGCGACGGCACGGAAACCCCTGCCGTCGTGGTGGAGACGGCCGCCGCAGCGGGTCTCGATGTGATCGGTCTCACGGACCACGACGTGACCAGCGGGTGGGCCGAGGCCGACCGGGTGGGGCAGCAGTTGGGGGTGAGCGTGGTCCCGGGGATCGAGGTGTCCTGTAGCCACCGCGGCATCTCGGTGCACATGCTGGGCTACCTCTTCGACCCGACGAGCGCGGACCTGGTGGCCGACCTGACCCGGTCCCGGGAGTCGCGGGTGGGGCGGATCAGGAAGATGGCCGAACTGCTACAGGCCGACGGCTACCCGGTGAGCTACCAGGCGGTGCTGGACCACGCCCGGGACGAGGCCACCCTCGGGCGCCCGCACCTGGCCGACGCGCTCGTCACTGCCGGTGTGGTCGAGCACCGCAATGCCGCCTTCGAGTCGCTGCTGGCCCGGGACGGCGGGTACTACGTGTCACACTACGCCCCCACCCCGCGGGACATGGTCCGGTTGATCGAGGCCGCGGGCGGGGTGACCGTGCTGGCCCACCCGTTCGCCCAGACCCGGGGCGAGGTCGTGGGCGACGAGGTGATCGAGGAGCTCGCCGAGGCGGGGCTGACCGGCATCGAGGTGGACCACCGGGACCACTCGCCCGCGGCACGGACGAGGGCAGCCGACCTGGCGGCGCGGCTCGGGTTGCTCCCCACCGGCTCCAGCGACTACCACGGGGACACGGGCAAGCCGAACCGGCTGGGGGAGAACACCACCTCGCCCGAGGTGCTGACCGCACTCCTGGAGCGGGCCAGCGGGCACCCGATGCTCGGGGCCCCGCTGGGCTGACCGGCCGGAGCCGGCCGGGTCCTACTCGCCGGCGGTACCCGAGGGCTGGGTGCTGGGGCCGCGACGGCGACGCTGCCGGCTCCGGGTGCGCTTCGGGGCGCCCTCCGTGCCCTCGCCGCGGCGTCCACCGTGGCCGTCGCCCCGGCCGTCCCGACCCTGGCCACCGGAGCGACCACCGCCGGACCGGCCCCCGCCCGAGCGGCCGCCGCCGGAGCGACCGCCACCGGAGCGCCCGCCCCGGTCGCCACCACGACGACCACTGCGCTGACCGCCACCGCGACCCGTCTCGCCCAGGTCCTCCAGGACCTCGGCGTCCAGGCCCTCGCGGGTGCGGGCGCTGCGGGGCAGCGTGCCCTTGGTGCCCGCGGGGATGTACAGGTCCTCGTACAGGTGCGGGGAGGAGGAGTAGGTCTCGACCGGCTCCGGGATGCCCAGGTCCAGGGTCTTGTTGATCAGTCCCCACCTGGGCATGTCGTCCCAGTCCACGAAGGTCACGGCCACGCCGGTGGCGCCGGCGCGGCCGGTCCGGCCGATCCGGTGCAGGTAGGTCTTCTCGTCCTCGGGGCACTGGAAGTTGATCACGTGCGTGACCGCCTCCACGTCGATGCCGCGGGCGGCCACGTCGGTGGCGACCAGCACGTCGACCTTCCCGTTGCGGAAGGCGCGCATCGCCTGCTCGCGGGCGCCCTGGCCGAGGTCCCCGTGCAGGGCGGCCGCCGCGAAGCCCCGGGACGACAGGTCGTCGGCGACCTTGGCCGCGGTGCGCTTGGTGCGCGCGAAGATCATCGTGAGGCCGCGGCCCTCCGACTGCAGGATCCGCGCGACCATCTCGACCTTGTCCATCGCGTGGGCCCGGTAGACGAACTGCTCGACGGCGGCGACGGTGTGCCCCTCGTCGGTCTCGCCCATCGCCCGGATGTGGGTCGGCTGGGTCATGTAGCGGCGGGCCAGGGACACGACGGCCCCGGGCATGGTGGCGCTGAACAGCATCGTCTGCCGGCCCGCCGGGGTGAGCGCCAGGATCTTCTCGACGTCGGGCAGGAAGCCCAGGTCGAGCATCTCGTCGGCCTCGTCGAGGACGACGATCCGGGCGTGCCCCAGGTCTAGGTGGCCCTGGTTGGCGAGGTCGAGCAGCCGGCCGGGGGTGCCGACCACGATCTCCACGCCCTTGCGCAGCGCCTCGACCTGCGGCTCGTAGGCGCGACCGCCGTAGACGGTGAGCACCCGCATCCCGCGCTTGGCGCCGGCCTTGGTGAGGTCGGCCGCGACCTGGACGGCCAGCTCACGGGTCGGGGCGACGGCCAGCGCCTGGGGCTTCCCAGGGGCGGCCAGGTCGGCGAAGCCGTCGTCGTTCGGACCGACCGCGTTCTGCAGCATCGGCACCCCGAAGCCGAGCGTCTTGCCGGTGCCGGTCTTGGCCTGGCCGATGATGTCGTGACCTCCGAGGGCCACCGGCAGGGTCATCGACTGGATGGGGAACGGGTGGACGATGCCCTGGTCGGCCAGGGCGCTGACGATGTCGGGGTGGACGTTGAAGTCCGCGAACGTGCGGGTTTCTTCCATGGTGGGACTGTCTTTCCGGTCGGGGGGCACGCGGGTCAGTGGGCGCGTGGCAAAGTCAACGCGAGGTGTGCCCCTGCACTGTGGGCCGATCGGAGTCAAGTCCTTCGGTGGCTGCCTCTGACAGCCGGTGCATCGTGCCGACCGGGCACCGTATGTCCGGCCAGTGTATCGCCCGATGGCAGTAGGTTGGCACCATGACTGGTGATGTGGTGTCGCAGGAGCCCCCGCAGGGGTCCGGGACGGTGGACCAGGGTGCGCTGGCGGACCTGTTCGGCGCGCTGGCGTATGCCGAGCTGACGGCGAGCCTGCAGATGGCCGCGGACGCGGCGCGGGCGCCCAGCATCCCGGTCCAGTCGGCGCTCGGCCGGATGATGACGGTCGAGTTCGGGCAGTTCGAGCGTCTCACGGCCCGACTCGCCGAGTTGGGGCGGGACCCGGAGGAGGCGATGGCTCCGTTCGTCCCCGCGATCCGGGCGTACCACGACCGGACGACCCCCAGCGACTGGCTGGAGGGCCTGGTGAAGGCCTATGTCGGGGACGGGATCGCACGCGACTTCTACCGGGAGGTCGCTGTCCACCTCGAGCCGCTGGACCGGGCGCTGGTCGAGCAGGTCCTCGGGGACGGCGACCAGGACGACCTGGTGGTCGCCTCGGTCACCGAGGCCATCGAGAAGGACCCCAGGCTCGCCGGCCGGCTGGCCCTGTGGGGTCGACGGTTGGTCGGCGAGGCGATCGCCCAGACCCAGTACGTCATGGTCGAGCGGGACTCCCTGGCCTCGGTGATCGTCGGGGGAGGGCTGGGGTCCGGTCTGGACCTAGCCGAGTTCGGCCGGATGATCACCCGGCTCACCGAGGCCCACGCCGCGCGGATGCAGCGGCTGGGGCTGACGGCCTGAGCGGACTGCCGCTGCCGGCACCGACACAGCCAGAGGGCGCGGCCGCCGGTGCGGTCGCGCCCTCTGGCTGTGCTGTGCGTGGCGTGTGTCAGACCTTCTTGCCCGCCACGGCGCCGTAGATGAGGATCAGCACCGCAGCGACCACGATGCCGATGAAGAAGGCGATCCAGTCGATGCCCTTGGTGTCGGTGTTGCCGCTCAGCCAGGTGTAGATCAGCGAGCCGCCCAGCGAACCCAGGGCTCCGAGCCCGATCGTGATGGGAACGGAGATGTTCTGCTTGCCCGGCAGGACCAACCGGGCCAGGGGACCGATGATGCACCCAGCGATGAGTGCCCCGATGATGGTTCCGATCATGTTCGTGCCTTTCGAGCTGGATACCCCAGACAGCGGATATCGGATGTCTCACCTGTCACAGGAGTCACAGATGACGCGCCCCCAGCATAGGACCGGGCGGTAGGCGGCGCAGCCCGACACGCTTCCGTGACCGGGTCGTGACCTGTCGGTGCGGCGTGCGCCGACGGGGCACGCGGCACCGGCCTCTGGCTCAGCCGCGGCCGAAACCGACCCGCGGCTGCTCGGGGGAGCCGATCTCGACGTAGCCCACGGAGCTCACCGGGACGATGACCTTGCCGCCCTTCTCGTCGGTCAGGCTCAGCACGCCGGTGCCGCTCTCCACCGCGGCGGACACCGCGGCCTCCACCTCTTCCGCCGACTGTGCCGACTCCAGGCTGACCTCGCGGGCCACCTCGCGCACACCGATCCGAATTTCCATCACGACCTCCTCATGGGGGCGGACCGTCCCGTGGGCCGGTCCGACGAACTGTGTTGTGGGACGTATGTCTGTCGCCAGGGACAACTCACCTAGCCGGCGGATCCTTCCGCGCGGATCAGCGGCATCGCGCCCAGACCGCGCCAGGCGACCTGTGCGACCAGGTCGGCGGCCTGCTCCCGGGCGACCGGCCGGCCCTCGGCGACCCAGCGCTCGGCGCAGGACTGCGCGAGGCCGATGCAGGCCGTGCCCAGCAGCGCCGCCTGCTCCCCGGGGAGCCCGGTGTCCTCCTGGATGGTCCCGGCGACGGCTCCGGCGCAGGCCTCGACGACCCGGGTGAGCCGGGAGCGCACCTCCGGGTCGGAGGACTGGTCGGAGTCGAAGATCAACCGGTAGCCGGGGTCGTGGTCGACGAACTCGAAGTAGGCGCCCACGCAGGCGGCCACCCGTTCGGCATTGTCCGACGTGGAGTCCAGCGCCGCCCGCACCAGCGCGACCAACCGGTCGGCCTGCAGGTCCACCAGGCCCAGGTAGAGGTCCTGTTTGCTGGCGAAGTGCTGGTAGAGCACGGGTTTGGACACGCCCGCCCGCTCGGCGATGTCGTCCATGGCCGTGGCGTGGTAGCCCTTGTGCACGAACGACTCCTGGGCGGCTTGTAGCAACTGGGCGCGACGTTCCGTGCGGTTCATCCGCCGCCGGGTCGTGCTGATGGGTCTGCTCACGGTCCTCCTCCTCAGCAGTTCGCAATCCTACGTGGCCCCGAGGGCGATTCCCGCCCCGCCTATCCTGGCGCGATGGGACGGGCGCGGTCGAACGGAGCGGGGGACCTGCCGGAGTTCGCCGAGATCGTCCTCGACCTCGTCGACCGGGTGCCGCCCGGACGGGTACTCAGCTACGGCGATGTCGCCGAGCTGGTGGAGCGCGGCGGGCCGCGGCAGGTGGGTCAGGTGCTCGGCCGCTACGGCAGCCTCACCTGCTGGTGGCGGGTGGTCATGGCCGACGGGTCGCCTCCGCCCGGTCACGAGGACCGCGCCAGGGCGCGCTGGGACGCCGAGGGGATCCCCCGGCGGGGCGGCCGGGTGGACATGGGCCGCGCCCGGTGGTCCGGCCCGACGCCTGCCGACGGTGGTGTCGGTGGGTCCTGATGGACTGTCCGGGATGACTGCACCAAGACTCGACGCCGGACAGGCCGCCGCCGTTGCCCACCGCGGCGGGGTCCTCCAGGTCGTCGGGGGCCCCGGCACCGGCAAGACGACGGTCGCGGTCGAGGCCGTCGCGGACCGGGTCCACCGGGACGGCCTCCCGGCCGACAGCGCCCTGTTGCTGGCCCCGACCCGGGTGGCAGCCGGCGCGCTGCGGGTGGCCGTCACCCGGCGGCTGGCGGCCACCACGACCGAGCCGCTCGCCCGGACCCCTTCCGCCCTGGCATTCGCGGTCCTGCGCCAGGCGGCGGCGCTCGGTGGTGAGCCGGCGCCCCGCCTCCTGTCCGGCGCGGAGCAGGACCTGATCCTGTCCGACCTGCTGGCCGGGCACGCAGCGGGGAGTGCTCCCGCGCCGGAGTGGCCCGACTCGGTCCGGGGGGCGCTGGGCACTCGCGGCTTCCGTGACCAGTTGCGCGACCTGCTGATGCGCGCGGTGGAGCACGGCCTGGACCCCGCCGACCTGATGGACCTGGCGCAGCGCCACCAGCGCCCGGAGTGGCGGGCCGCGGCGCAGGTCCTGGAGGAGTATGACCAGGTCACAGCCCTGCGCAGCCCCGGGGCGTTCGACCCCGCCTGGATCTGCACGGCCGCGGCGGACCTGCTGGAGGAGGACCCGGCAGCGGCGCGGCGGGTCCGCCGGGCGCTGCGCCTGGTGGTCGTCGACGACGCCCACGAACTCACCGCATCCGCCTCCCGGCTGCTGCGCGCGATGCACGACCCGGCGACGGACCTGCTGTTGCTGGGCGACGGTGACCTGACGGTGCAGGGCTTCCGCGGGGCCGACCCGGCGCGGTTCGACCGGGTCGCGGCCGACCTCGCGGGCCCGGACGGACCGACCAGGGTGGTGCTGACGACCCAGCACCGGATGCCCGAGGACCTCGCCACGGCGGCACGGCGGGTGGCCGACCGGATCGGGGTCAGCACCGGCACCGCCCACCGAGCGACAACGGCCAGCCGTCCGGGTGGTGGGTGCGCGGTGGTGACCGTCCGCACCACCGCCCAGGAGACGGCATACGTGGCGGACCGGCTGCGGCGGGCCCACCTGCTGGAGGGGGTGCCGTGGTCCCGGATGGCGGTGATCGCCCGGAGCCGCGGCCGACACGACGGGTTGCGGCGCGGCTTCGCCTCGGCCGGGGTCCCGGTGGTGGTGCCCGGGGGCACCCTGCCGCTGCGGGACGAGCCCGTGGTCCGCGCCCTGCTCACGGCGTTCGCGGTGGCGCTGCGGGACGCGGCACCCGATGGTCAGCAGCCGGGGCCCACCCCGGAAGAGGCCGTCGACCTGGTCACGTCGGTGCTGGGGGGTGCCGATCCCGTGACCCTGCTCCGATTGCGGCGCGCACTGCGCGTCCGGGAGCACGGCCTCGGCTCGATGAGGGCACCCGAGGAGGCGCTCGCGGAGCTGCTGGCGGGGCCTGTCGCGGAACTGGCCGATGATCCGGACCTCGGAGCGGCGCGCGCCGTCGCGCGGGTGTTGCAGGCGGGTCGCGCGGCGGCCCCGCGGCTCGACTCCGGGCACCTGGCCGCGGACGTGACGGCCGAATCGGTCCTGTGGTCCTTGTGGCAGGCCTCCGGGCTCTCCGACCGCTGGGCCCGGCAGGCGGTGGAGGGCGGCGCCGCGGGGGTCCGGGCCGACCACGACCTCGACGCCGTGATGATGCTGTTCGACGCGGCCTCGAGCTATGTCGAGCGGTTGCCGGGGATGGGGCCGGCCGGCTTCCTCGAGCACGTCGCCGCCCAGGAGGTGAGGCCGGACAGCCTCGTCGCCCGGGCCCGGCCTGACGAGGCGGTGGAGATCCTCACCCCCCAGGGGGCGGCCGGGCGGGAGTGGGACCTCGTCGCCGTCGTCGGCGTGCAGGAGGGGGTCTGGCCCGACCTCCGGCTCCGCGACACCCTGCTCGGGTCGGAGGCGCTGGTCAGCGCCCTGCGCGGTCGACCCTTCGAGGGACCGGAGGGGGTCCGGGCCGCCCAGGGCCAGGTCCGGGCCGACGAGACCCGGCAGTTCTACAGCGCGATCACCCGTTCGCGCGCCGACCTGGTCGTGACCGCGGTGGCCGGCACGGAGGAACAGCCGTCGTCGTTCCTGGACCTGCTGGACCCGGACGGCACCGGGCGCCGGGTCGAGGTCGTGCCGCCCGCACTGACCCTCCGGGGGCTGGTCGCCGGGCTCCGGCGGGACCTCGTGCTGGCGCACCGTGGCGGTGACCTCGCCGCCCGGGACCGGGCCGCGGCCCGGTTGGAGCGGTTGGCCGCCGAGGGGATCACCGGGGCCGACCCCGACTCGTGGTGGGAGGCGCGGGCGGTGTCCGACGGGCGGCCGCTGCAGGAGACGGGCCCGGTGCGGGTATCCCCATCGCGGGTGCAGACCTTCGACGAGTGCGCGCTGCGGTGGCTGTTGTCCAGCCGTGGTGGCGACCCGGGGGGCGCGGCGTCGGCTTCCCTCGGGACGCTCGTGCACGACGTCATCTCCGAGCAGCCGGAGGCCGACCTGGAGACGCTCGACGCGGCGCTGGAGGAGCGTTGGCCCGAACTGGGGCTGGGGCACGGCTGGGCCGACCGGCGGGACCGGGACCGGGCCAGGGACATGCTGCGTCGCTATGTCGGCTATGTCGACAGCAGCCGGGCGGCCGGCTACGAGTTGGCGGCGGTGGAGATCGACCTCGACGTCCCGGTCGGGTCGGCCCGGATCACGGGGCGGGCCGACCGGGTGGAGCGCGACCCCGAGGGCAGGTTGCGGATCGTGGACCTGAAGACCGGGGCCAGCAAGCCGACGGCGCCGGAGGTCGCGCGGCACCCCCAGCTCGGGGTCTACCAGGTGGCGGTGAGCGCCGCCGAGGACCTGGTGGGCGAACCGGGCGACGAGGGGCCCGTCCAGGACCCTGCCGAGTCCGGTGGCGCGGCCCTCGTGCACATCGGCCGCGCCGCCGGCAAGGCCGCGTCCGTGCAGCCGCAGCGGCCGCTCAGGGACGATGACGATCCGCGGTGGGCGCACGACCTGCTGGAACGCACCGCCGTCGGCATGGCCGGGTCCAGCTTCCCGGCCACGGTGGGTGGCTGGTGCCGCACCTGTGCGGTCAAGTTCAGCTGCCCGCTGCAGCCGGAGGGGAGGACTCTGCGATGAGCCTGTCCGCGCACGACATCGCCGCGGCCGTGGGCAGTCCGCCCCCCACCCCCCAGCAGACCGCGGTCATCGAGGCGCCCCTCGAGCCGACGCTGGTCGTCGCGGGCGCCGGGTCGGGCAAGACCGAGACGATGGCGGCGCGGGTCGTCTGGCTGGTCACCAACGGACTGGTCCGTCCGGAGGAGGTCCTCGGCCTGACCTTCACCCGCAAGGCCTCGATCGAGCTCGCCGAGCGGATCGGCACCCGGCTGCGTGCGGTGCGGGATGCCGGGCTGTGGCGGACCGAGGACGACGGGGAGGCGTCGGCGCTGCCGACGGTCTCCACCTACCACGCCTACGCGGGACGGCTGGTGACCGAGCACGGGCTGAGGATCGGCATCGAGCCGGAGTCGCGGTTGTTATCGGAGGCGGCCAGCTGGCAGTTGGCCGGGCAGGTCGTGCGCACCTACGACGGCGATATGGACGAGGTGCCGCTGGCGGTGTCCACCGTGACCGAGGCCCTGCTGTCGGTGTCGGGGGAGCTCGCCGAACACCTCGTCGAACCGGACCAGGCCCAGGAGTTCCTGAGCCGGCTGGCGGAGCGGGTGGCGGCGTTGCCGGGCAAGGACCACCGGAAGCCGCTGAAGGTCGGCGCCGAGATGGCGCGGGACCTGCGCAACATGGCCAGGGTCTACCCGCTGGTGCAGGAGTACCGCGCGCTCAAGGCATCGCTGCGCTCCCTCGACTTCGCCGACCAGATGGCGGCGGCCGCCCGGATCGCGCGTGATCTCCCGGCGGTCGGTGTGCTGGAGCGGCAACGGTTCAGGGCGGTCCTGCTCGACGAGTTCCAGGACACCAGCGAGGCGCAGATGGTCCTGCTGGAGTCGCTGTATGCCGGGCACCCCCTGCCGGTCACAGCCGTCGGGGACCCGAACCAGTCCATCTACGGCTGGCGCGGCGCCAGCGCGACCACCCTGACCCGCTTCCCGGAACGCTTCCGTGCCGGGGGCGCTGCGGCGCCGGTCCTGGCGCTGAGCACCTCCTGGCGCAACGCCGACCGGGTGCTCAGCGCCGCCAACCGCACGGCCCGGCCGCTCCGGGACGCCAGCCGGGTCCCCGTGGAGGAGCTCGTGTCCCGGCCGGGTGCGCCGACCGGCGACATCGAGGCCGCGCGCCTGGTCACCCACGAACACGAGGCCGAGCACGTCGCCGGCTGGATCCACGCCCGATGGCTCGACGCGTCCGGGGAACGCACCGGCACCTCCGCGGCGGTGTTGTGCCGCAACCGGGCCCAGTTCGACGGGATCGTCCACGCGCTCCGCCGGCGGGGACTGCCGGTCGAGGTGGTCGGCCTGGGCGGCCTGCTCAGCGCCCCCGAGGTGGCCGACCTCGTCGCGCTGTTGACGATCACCCAGGACCCGGGCCGGGGTGACCAGTTGATGCGGTTGCTCACCGGACCGGTCTGCCGGTTGGGCGCCGCCGACCTCGACGTGCTGTGGGCCTGGGCGCGGGCCCTGCACCGCCAGGCGGGAGCCCCCGAGTCCGACCCCGCGCTCCTCGCCGAGGCACTGCATACGCCTCCTGCCGAGACCTGGACGGCGCCGACCGGACAGTCGATCTCGGCCACGGCCCTCGCCCGGGTGACCGCGCTCGGGCGGGTGCTCGACCGGCTGCGCGGCCTCGTCGGGCTCCCCGTGCCGGACCTGCTCGTGGAAGCCGAACGGCTGCTGGGCCTGGACATCGAGGTCGCGGCCGACCCGGACCAACCGGCGTCCTGGGCGCGTGCCCAGCTGGACGCGCTGGTCGAGGTCTCCGCCGGGTTCGCCGCCTCCGCGCAGCGCCCCACCCTCGGCGGGTTCATCGACTGGCTGGAGGCCGCGCGGGACCGCGAGCGGGGGCTGGAGCCCGCCGAGGTCTCGGTGTCCTCCGAGGCCGTCCAGGTGCTGACCGTGCACGCGGCCAAGGGGCTGGAGTGGGACGTCGTCGCCGTGCCCGGGCTGGCCGAGGCGGTCTTCCCCTCGCACACCCAGCGGGCCCGGGTCGAGGACGGCGGGTGGGTGGTCCCCGAGCCCCGTGACCGGGGGTGGCTGACCGGGATCGGGTCCCTGCCCTACCCGCTGCGCGGTGACGCCGACGGGCTCCCGACGATGCCGTGGGACAGCCTGAGCGACACGACACACCTGCGCGACGCACTCGAGGACCACCGCGCTGCCGGGGGCAGGCACCAGCTCACCGAGGAACGCCGGCTCGCCTACGTGGCGTTCACCCGGGCCAGGAGCGAGATGCTCTT contains:
- a CDS encoding TetR/AcrR family transcriptional regulator, encoding MSRPISTTRRRMNRTERRAQLLQAAQESFVHKGYHATAMDDIAERAGVSKPVLYQHFASKQDLYLGLVDLQADRLVALVRAALDSTSDNAERVAACVGAYFEFVDHDPGYRLIFDSDQSSDPEVRSRLTRVVEACAGAVAGTIQEDTGLPGEQAALLGTACIGLAQSCAERWVAEGRPVAREQAADLVAQVAWRGLGAMPLIRAEGSAG
- a CDS encoding MGMT family protein, which produces MGRARSNGAGDLPEFAEIVLDLVDRVPPGRVLSYGDVAELVERGGPRQVGQVLGRYGSLTCWWRVVMADGSPPPGHEDRARARWDAEGIPRRGGRVDMGRARWSGPTPADGGVGGS
- a CDS encoding ATP-dependent helicase, which codes for MTAPRLDAGQAAAVAHRGGVLQVVGGPGTGKTTVAVEAVADRVHRDGLPADSALLLAPTRVAAGALRVAVTRRLAATTTEPLARTPSALAFAVLRQAAALGGEPAPRLLSGAEQDLILSDLLAGHAAGSAPAPEWPDSVRGALGTRGFRDQLRDLLMRAVEHGLDPADLMDLAQRHQRPEWRAAAQVLEEYDQVTALRSPGAFDPAWICTAAADLLEEDPAAARRVRRALRLVVVDDAHELTASASRLLRAMHDPATDLLLLGDGDLTVQGFRGADPARFDRVAADLAGPDGPTRVVLTTQHRMPEDLATAARRVADRIGVSTGTAHRATTASRPGGGCAVVTVRTTAQETAYVADRLRRAHLLEGVPWSRMAVIARSRGRHDGLRRGFASAGVPVVVPGGTLPLRDEPVVRALLTAFAVALRDAAPDGQQPGPTPEEAVDLVTSVLGGADPVTLLRLRRALRVREHGLGSMRAPEEALAELLAGPVAELADDPDLGAARAVARVLQAGRAAAPRLDSGHLAADVTAESVLWSLWQASGLSDRWARQAVEGGAAGVRADHDLDAVMMLFDAASSYVERLPGMGPAGFLEHVAAQEVRPDSLVARARPDEAVEILTPQGAAGREWDLVAVVGVQEGVWPDLRLRDTLLGSEALVSALRGRPFEGPEGVRAAQGQVRADETRQFYSAITRSRADLVVTAVAGTEEQPSSFLDLLDPDGTGRRVEVVPPALTLRGLVAGLRRDLVLAHRGGDLAARDRAAARLERLAAEGITGADPDSWWEARAVSDGRPLQETGPVRVSPSRVQTFDECALRWLLSSRGGDPGGAASASLGTLVHDVISEQPEADLETLDAALEERWPELGLGHGWADRRDRDRARDMLRRYVGYVDSSRAAGYELAAVEIDLDVPVGSARITGRADRVERDPEGRLRIVDLKTGASKPTAPEVARHPQLGVYQVAVSAAEDLVGEPGDEGPVQDPAESGGAALVHIGRAAGKAASVQPQRPLRDDDDPRWAHDLLERTAVGMAGSSFPATVGGWCRTCAVKFSCPLQPEGRTLR